Proteins co-encoded in one Anabas testudineus chromosome 8, fAnaTes1.2, whole genome shotgun sequence genomic window:
- the LOC113160382 gene encoding probable ATP-dependent RNA helicase DDX5 isoform X2 produces the protein MPGYSDRDRDRGRDRDRDRDRGYGGGPPRFGGNRGGGGGGGGKFGNPGDRLRKKHWNLDELPKFEKNFYQQHPDVARRSPQEVEQFRRTRTITVKGRECPNPITKFHEASFPSYVMDVINKQNWTEPTPIQAQGWPLALSGQDMVGIAQTGSGKTLSYLLPAIVHINHQPFLERGDGPICLVLAPTRELAQQVQQVAAEYGRASRLKSTCIYGGAPKGPQIRDLERGVEICIATPGRLIDFLEAGKTNLRRCTYLVLDEADRMLDMGFEPQIRKIVDQIRPDRQTLMWSATWPKEVRQLAEDFLKEYVQINIGALQLSANHNILQIVDVCNDGEKENKLIRLLEEIMSEKENKTIIFVETKRRCDDLTRRMRRDGWPAMGIHGDKSQQERDWVLNEFKFGKAPILIATDVASRGLDVEDVKFVINFDYPNNSEDYIHRIGRTARSQKTGTAYTFFTPNNMRQASDLISVLREANQAINPKLLQMAEDRGGKSNWSFKGRARW, from the exons ATGCCTGGATATTCCGACAGAGACAGAGATCGCGgcagagacagggacagagatagagacagagg CTATGGCGGAGGTCCTCCTCGCTTTGGTGGAAaccgtggtggtggtgggggaggtggaggaaagtTCGGCAACCCCGGCGATCGGCTGCGGAAGAAACACTGGAACCTGGATGAGCTCCCCAAGTTTGAGAAAAACTTCTATCAGCAGCATCCCGACGTTGCCCGGAGGTCTCCG CAAGAAGTTGAACAATTCAGGAGAACGAGGACAATTACAGTGAAGGGGAGAGAGTGCCCAAACCCCATTACCAAGTTCCACGAAGCCAGCTTTCCAT CTTATGTGATGGATGTGATCAACAAACAGAACTGGACTGAACCAACACCCATCCAGGCTCAGGGCTGGCCTCTGGCTCTTAGTGGCCAGGATATGGTTGGCATTGCTCAGACTGGCTCTGGCAAAACCCTTTCA TATCTGCTGCCTGCCATCGTCCACATCAACCATCAGCCTTTCCTGGAACGTGGAGATGGTCCAATT TGCTTGGTACTGGCCCCTACCCGTGAGCTGGCTCAGCAGGTGCAACAAGTGGCTGCAGAATACGGCAGAGCTTCTCGCCTTAAGTCCACTTGTATCTACGGCGGTGCCCCCAAGGGCCCACAGATTCGAGACCTTGAAAGAG GTGTGGAGATCTGTATCGCTACCCCAGGAAGGCTCATTGACTTCCTTGAAGCTGGAAAGACAAACCTCCGTCGCTGCACTTATCTTGTGCTGGATGAAGCAGACAGAATGCTGGACATGGGCTTTGAGCCACAAATTCGGAAAATTGTCGACCAGATCAGA CCTGACCGTCAGACTCTGATGTGGAGTGCCACTTGGCCTAAAGAAGTTCGTCAGCTGGCAGAGGACTTCTTGAAGGAGTATGTTCAGATCAATATTGGAGCTCTGCAGCTCAGTGCCAACCACAACATCCTGCAGATCGTGGATGTCTGTAACGACGGAGAGAAGGAGAATAA ACTAATCCGTCTGCTTGAAGAAATCATGAGTGAGAAGGAGAACAAGACCATTATCTTTgtagagacaaagaggagatgTGATGACCTCACCAGGAGGATGAGAAGAGATGG GTGGCCAGCCATGGGAATCCATGGAGATAAAAGCCAGCAGGAGCGAGACTGGGTTCTGAATG AATTCAAATTTGGAAAGGCTCCTATTCTCATTGCTACTGATGTTGCCTCCAGGGGTCTAG ATGTTGAAGACGTGAAATTTGTCATCAACTTTGACTACCCCAACAACTCAGAGGACTATATCCACCGCATTGGCAGAACAGCCCGTAGCCAAAAGACAGGCACGGCTTATACGTTCTTCACTCCCAACAACATGAGGCAGGCCAGCGATCTCATCTCTGTGCTGCGAGAGGCCAACCAGGCCATCAACCCCAAGCTCCTCCAGATGGCAGAAGACAGAGGAGGTAAATCTAAttg GTCGTTCAAGGGGAGGGCGAGGTGGTGA
- the LOC113160382 gene encoding probable ATP-dependent RNA helicase DDX5 isoform X1 — MPGYSDRDRDRGRDRDRDRDRGYGGGPPRFGGNRGGGGGGGGKFGNPGDRLRKKHWNLDELPKFEKNFYQQHPDVARRSPQEVEQFRRTRTITVKGRECPNPITKFHEASFPSYVMDVINKQNWTEPTPIQAQGWPLALSGQDMVGIAQTGSGKTLSYLLPAIVHINHQPFLERGDGPICLVLAPTRELAQQVQQVAAEYGRASRLKSTCIYGGAPKGPQIRDLERGVEICIATPGRLIDFLEAGKTNLRRCTYLVLDEADRMLDMGFEPQIRKIVDQIRPDRQTLMWSATWPKEVRQLAEDFLKEYVQINIGALQLSANHNILQIVDVCNDGEKENKLIRLLEEIMSEKENKTIIFVETKRRCDDLTRRMRRDGWPAMGIHGDKSQQERDWVLNEFKFGKAPILIATDVASRGLDVEDVKFVINFDYPNNSEDYIHRIGRTARSQKTGTAYTFFTPNNMRQASDLISVLREANQAINPKLLQMAEDRGGRSRGGRGGDYRDDRRDRYSSGRRDFGSFRDRDNGRGYDNGPNKAFGTNAQNGGYGGSNGNSNGFTGGSYNGNGQSNFNNQAGAFGGQNNFQAQQFAPGKGAPQNGAAHPPFPFPQAQAPQQHPPPLVPYPMPPQFSQ, encoded by the exons ATGCCTGGATATTCCGACAGAGACAGAGATCGCGgcagagacagggacagagatagagacagagg CTATGGCGGAGGTCCTCCTCGCTTTGGTGGAAaccgtggtggtggtgggggaggtggaggaaagtTCGGCAACCCCGGCGATCGGCTGCGGAAGAAACACTGGAACCTGGATGAGCTCCCCAAGTTTGAGAAAAACTTCTATCAGCAGCATCCCGACGTTGCCCGGAGGTCTCCG CAAGAAGTTGAACAATTCAGGAGAACGAGGACAATTACAGTGAAGGGGAGAGAGTGCCCAAACCCCATTACCAAGTTCCACGAAGCCAGCTTTCCAT CTTATGTGATGGATGTGATCAACAAACAGAACTGGACTGAACCAACACCCATCCAGGCTCAGGGCTGGCCTCTGGCTCTTAGTGGCCAGGATATGGTTGGCATTGCTCAGACTGGCTCTGGCAAAACCCTTTCA TATCTGCTGCCTGCCATCGTCCACATCAACCATCAGCCTTTCCTGGAACGTGGAGATGGTCCAATT TGCTTGGTACTGGCCCCTACCCGTGAGCTGGCTCAGCAGGTGCAACAAGTGGCTGCAGAATACGGCAGAGCTTCTCGCCTTAAGTCCACTTGTATCTACGGCGGTGCCCCCAAGGGCCCACAGATTCGAGACCTTGAAAGAG GTGTGGAGATCTGTATCGCTACCCCAGGAAGGCTCATTGACTTCCTTGAAGCTGGAAAGACAAACCTCCGTCGCTGCACTTATCTTGTGCTGGATGAAGCAGACAGAATGCTGGACATGGGCTTTGAGCCACAAATTCGGAAAATTGTCGACCAGATCAGA CCTGACCGTCAGACTCTGATGTGGAGTGCCACTTGGCCTAAAGAAGTTCGTCAGCTGGCAGAGGACTTCTTGAAGGAGTATGTTCAGATCAATATTGGAGCTCTGCAGCTCAGTGCCAACCACAACATCCTGCAGATCGTGGATGTCTGTAACGACGGAGAGAAGGAGAATAA ACTAATCCGTCTGCTTGAAGAAATCATGAGTGAGAAGGAGAACAAGACCATTATCTTTgtagagacaaagaggagatgTGATGACCTCACCAGGAGGATGAGAAGAGATGG GTGGCCAGCCATGGGAATCCATGGAGATAAAAGCCAGCAGGAGCGAGACTGGGTTCTGAATG AATTCAAATTTGGAAAGGCTCCTATTCTCATTGCTACTGATGTTGCCTCCAGGGGTCTAG ATGTTGAAGACGTGAAATTTGTCATCAACTTTGACTACCCCAACAACTCAGAGGACTATATCCACCGCATTGGCAGAACAGCCCGTAGCCAAAAGACAGGCACGGCTTATACGTTCTTCACTCCCAACAACATGAGGCAGGCCAGCGATCTCATCTCTGTGCTGCGAGAGGCCAACCAGGCCATCAACCCCAAGCTCCTCCAGATGGCAGAAGACAGAGGAG GTCGTTCAAGGGGAGGGCGAGGTGGTGACTACAGAGACGACCGTCGGGATAGGTATTCCTCAGGAAGGCGTGATTTTGGCAGTTTTAGAGACCGGGATAACGGTAGAGGGTATGACAACGGACCAAATAAAGCCTTTGGCACAAACGCACAGAACGGAGGCTATGGGGGCAGTAACGGCAACAGCAACGGTTTCACTGGCGGCAGCTACAACGGTAACGGACAGTCCAACTTTAACAACCAAGCTGGAGCCTTCGGAGGTCAGAACAACTTCCAGGCCCAGCAGTTTGCTCCTGGTAAGGGTGCCCCACAGAACGGTGCGGCCCACCCCCCTTTCCCCTTCCCCCAGGCACAGGCTCCACAGCAGCACCCCCCACCGCTGGTGCCCTACCCCATGCCTCCTCAGTTCtctcagtaa